A region of Campylobacter armoricus DNA encodes the following proteins:
- a CDS encoding ABC transporter ATP-binding protein — MIKLVNLTKSFPLRNGGRHYVFKNLSFEFPENCSIGLMGRNGAGKSTLMKLLSGSLLPDRGKIITNKKLSWPLGLAGAFQHRLSARDNARFVARVYGYKGKALEEKIRFVEDFAELGKFFDEPMNTYSAGMSARISFGLSMAFDFDYYLIDEAGAVGDPKFREKSSKIYKEKLSQSKVIMVSHNVAEIKEWCDKIIFMQDGQATIYDDVDEGIAIYQGKINAK, encoded by the coding sequence ATGATAAAGTTAGTTAATTTAACCAAATCTTTTCCTTTGCGTAATGGTGGTAGACATTATGTTTTTAAAAATTTAAGTTTTGAGTTTCCTGAAAATTGTAGTATAGGTTTAATGGGTCGTAATGGTGCTGGAAAATCTACTCTAATGAAGCTTCTAAGCGGATCTTTGCTTCCAGATAGAGGTAAAATTATAACCAATAAAAAATTATCCTGGCCTTTAGGTTTAGCAGGTGCATTTCAACATAGGCTTTCAGCAAGAGATAATGCTCGCTTTGTGGCTAGAGTGTATGGTTATAAAGGAAAGGCTTTAGAAGAAAAAATTCGTTTTGTAGAAGATTTTGCCGAACTTGGTAAATTTTTTGATGAACCTATGAATACTTATTCGGCTGGTATGAGTGCTAGAATATCTTTTGGTTTAAGTATGGCATTTGACTTTGATTATTATTTAATTGATGAAGCAGGAGCTGTAGGAGATCCTAAATTTAGAGAAAAAAGTTCTAAAATTTATAAAGAAAAACTAAGCCAATCAAAAGTTATTATGGTTTCGCATAATGTAGCTGAAATTAAAGAATGGTGTGATAAAATTATATTTATGCAAGATGGACAAGCTACAATATATGATGATGTGGATGAAGGTATAGCGATATATCAAGGAAAAATAAATGCAAAATGA
- a CDS encoding capsule biosynthesis protein, protein MQNELLTKFKNLEIFNSFKIVLILTAFVVFYYVFIAANRYVSESVLSVKSTTGDSGAITGIAALLTNNSFSSDDINYLKSYIHSLDMLNILEEKIQIRELYQKQKLDFFYSISSSADQEDFLKYYKNRVKITQENSANGLLRVEVEGFNPQSAHLIASTIVKESEKFINEISHKAARDQMQFAEEELLQFKKRYQKAKDELLAFQNKYGVFDPLKQAEGTLKLIGELESKIAAKEAELLMMQSYINDNAPQIITIKSEITALKKQLQKEKSKVSSPKSSQKLNDLAAKFQDLTIEVGFAESAYTAALKAYESARIEALRKIKQVVIVQSPSLPQSAKYPESLYNILTAFMILSLIFGIVKFIKMIIEEHRY, encoded by the coding sequence ATGCAAAATGAGTTATTGACAAAATTTAAAAATTTAGAAATATTTAATTCTTTTAAAATTGTATTGATTTTAACAGCATTTGTTGTATTTTATTATGTTTTTATAGCAGCAAATCGCTATGTGAGTGAAAGTGTTTTAAGTGTGAAATCAACTACAGGAGATAGCGGTGCTATTACTGGTATAGCAGCACTTTTGACAAATAATTCTTTTTCAAGTGATGATATTAATTATTTGAAATCTTATATTCACTCTTTAGATATGTTAAATATCTTAGAGGAAAAAATTCAAATCCGTGAGTTATATCAAAAACAAAAGCTTGATTTTTTTTATAGTATTTCCTCATCGGCTGATCAAGAGGATTTTTTAAAATATTATAAAAATCGCGTTAAGATTACTCAAGAAAATTCAGCTAATGGGCTTTTGCGTGTGGAAGTTGAAGGTTTTAATCCTCAAAGTGCACATTTAATAGCTTCAACCATAGTTAAAGAAAGTGAAAAATTTATCAATGAAATTTCACATAAAGCTGCAAGAGATCAAATGCAATTTGCTGAAGAAGAGCTTTTGCAGTTTAAAAAAAGATATCAAAAGGCTAAAGATGAACTTTTAGCTTTTCAAAATAAATATGGAGTATTTGATCCGCTTAAACAAGCAGAGGGTACACTGAAACTTATTGGTGAGCTTGAGTCAAAAATAGCTGCCAAAGAGGCGGAACTTTTAATGATGCAAAGTTATATTAATGATAATGCACCACAAATTATTACCATAAAAAGTGAAATTACTGCTTTAAAAAAACAACTCCAAAAAGAAAAATCTAAAGTTTCATCACCAAAATCATCTCAAAAACTTAATGATCTTGCAGCTAAATTTCAAGATTTAACCATAGAGGTTGGTTTTGCAGAAAGTGCATATACGGCTGCTTTAAAAGCCTATGAGAGTGCAAGAATAGAAGCTTTAAGAAAGATAAAACAAGTAGTTATAGTTCAAAGCCCAAGTTTGCCTCAAAGTGCAAAATATCCAGAATCTTTATATAATATACTCACGGCTTTTATGATTTTATCCCTAATTTTTGGAATTGTTAAATTTATTAAAATGATTATAGAGGAGCATAGATACTAA
- a CDS encoding polysaccharide biosynthesis/export family protein, with protein MKKVFLFLILPLFLFSAVDVSQIAKIQNQSLSPTIEPQIINYDSNQSDFNQTQASVIKVFGAHLFNGNFTKFTQHVYNPDYKLAVGDRINIKIWGAVEFIQTLTVDSQGNIFIPKVGAINLLGVKNSALVQVITKAINKIYKSNVYVYADMDIYQNVSIFVTGNVNQPGLYQGLSSDSIIQYLDKAKGINLEYGSFRDIQILRDNKVIKHVDLYDFLLKGQLDLFPFRMGDVILVGSVQKYVFVEGDVQKPFRFELSNDILNLEDIARVAGAKPIVTNAVVKSYRDDHKLHIDAYSKKQFLGVKLYNGDEIEFRPDYTAQNINISIEGEHSGLHSVVVKKGTTLAELAKMILVNDQSNINALQVFRKSVAATQKQLIEAQLKELETLALTSSSVNAEQASIRATQAKTILEFIERAKQAQPKGQIVIDNVKAYNSIVLEEGDIVNVPSKNNIVLVQGEVSIPGAFVYMDKEKLRYYINLAGGFSDRADISRVLVINANGKATKYSGRSSADIKAGDSILVLPKVDSQNLQIFSMLTQILYQIAIATNVVLNI; from the coding sequence ATGAAAAAAGTATTTTTATTTTTAATTTTACCTTTGTTTTTATTTTCTGCAGTTGATGTTTCTCAAATTGCAAAAATTCAAAACCAATCATTAAGTCCAACTATAGAACCACAAATTATAAATTATGATAGTAATCAAAGTGATTTTAATCAAACTCAAGCTTCAGTAATTAAAGTTTTCGGAGCTCATTTATTTAATGGTAATTTTACTAAATTTACTCAGCATGTTTATAATCCTGATTATAAATTAGCAGTAGGTGATAGGATAAATATCAAAATTTGGGGTGCGGTAGAATTTATACAAACTTTAACAGTAGATTCTCAAGGAAATATTTTCATACCAAAAGTAGGTGCTATTAATCTTTTGGGGGTAAAAAATAGTGCTTTAGTGCAAGTTATCACAAAAGCTATTAATAAAATTTATAAAAGTAATGTCTATGTATATGCAGATATGGATATTTATCAAAATGTGTCAATTTTTGTTACAGGAAATGTTAATCAGCCTGGACTTTATCAAGGTCTAAGTTCAGATTCTATCATACAATATTTAGATAAAGCAAAAGGTATAAATTTAGAATATGGTAGTTTCAGAGATATACAAATTTTAAGAGATAATAAAGTTATAAAACATGTAGATCTATATGATTTTTTACTTAAAGGACAACTTGATCTTTTTCCATTTAGAATGGGAGATGTGATTTTAGTTGGTAGTGTGCAAAAGTATGTTTTTGTAGAGGGAGATGTGCAAAAACCTTTTAGATTTGAACTAAGTAATGATATTTTAAATTTAGAAGATATAGCAAGGGTTGCAGGGGCTAAACCTATAGTAACTAATGCTGTGGTAAAAAGCTATAGAGATGATCATAAGCTTCATATAGATGCTTATAGTAAAAAGCAATTTTTGGGTGTGAAATTATACAATGGTGACGAGATAGAATTTAGACCTGATTATACAGCACAAAATATTAATATCAGTATAGAAGGCGAGCATAGCGGTTTGCATTCGGTGGTAGTAAAAAAAGGCACCACCTTAGCTGAACTTGCTAAAATGATCTTAGTTAATGATCAATCAAACATTAATGCTTTGCAAGTGTTTAGAAAAAGTGTTGCAGCTACTCAAAAACAACTTATAGAAGCCCAGCTTAAAGAGCTTGAGACACTAGCACTAACAAGTTCTTCGGTAAATGCTGAACAAGCTAGTATTAGAGCAACACAAGCAAAAACTATATTAGAATTTATTGAGCGTGCAAAACAAGCCCAACCAAAAGGACAAATCGTTATAGACAATGTTAAAGCGTATAATTCTATAGTTTTAGAAGAGGGTGATATAGTGAATGTCCCTAGTAAAAATAATATTGTTTTAGTTCAAGGTGAAGTTTCTATACCTGGTGCATTTGTGTATATGGATAAAGAAAAATTAAGATATTATATCAACTTAGCTGGTGGTTTTAGTGATAGGGCTGATATATCAAGAGTTTTAGTAATTAATGCTAATGGTAAAGCGACTAAATATAGTGGTAGAAGTTCAGCAGATATCAAAGCAGGAGATTCTATTTTAGTCTTACCAAAAGTTGATAGTCAAAATTTACAAATCTTTAGCATGCTAACACAAATTTTATATCAAATAGCTATTGCAACTAATGTAGTATTAAATATATAG
- a CDS encoding KpsF/GutQ family sugar-phosphate isomerase, producing MSQIDAIKIAKEVFEIESKTILDLCDSLNENFSNAVELILSIKGRCVVSGMGKSGHIGAKIAATLASTGTPSFFMHPGEALHGDLGMLTSEDVLVAISNSGETEEVLKLIPVIKKRKIPLIVMAGNEKSTLAKQADVFIKISVKKEACPLQLAPTSSTTATLAMGDAIAVVLMRARKFKPDDFALFHPGGSLGRKLLTRVSDLMVSSNLPIVSLESEFNELVDVMTSGKLGLCIVLEDEKLVGIITDGDLRRALRADDKPRFDFKAKEIMSENPKTIEANAMASEAEELMLKHKIKEIVVTQDEKIVGIIQLYAIGNM from the coding sequence ATGAGTCAAATAGATGCGATTAAAATAGCCAAAGAAGTTTTTGAAATAGAATCTAAAACTATTTTGGATTTGTGTGATAGCCTCAATGAAAATTTTAGCAATGCAGTTGAGTTGATTTTATCTATCAAAGGTAGATGTGTAGTAAGTGGTATGGGTAAGTCAGGTCACATAGGAGCTAAGATAGCTGCAACTTTAGCTAGCACAGGCACTCCAAGTTTTTTTATGCATCCAGGTGAAGCTTTACATGGAGACCTTGGTATGCTTACGAGTGAAGATGTGCTTGTAGCTATTTCAAATTCAGGAGAAACTGAAGAGGTTTTAAAACTTATACCCGTAATAAAAAAAAGAAAAATTCCTTTAATTGTCATGGCAGGTAATGAAAAATCCACTTTGGCTAAACAAGCTGATGTTTTTATTAAAATATCAGTAAAAAAAGAAGCTTGTCCGCTTCAACTTGCTCCAACTTCCTCAACTACTGCTACATTGGCAATGGGTGATGCTATTGCAGTAGTTTTAATGAGAGCAAGGAAATTTAAACCAGATGATTTTGCTTTATTTCATCCAGGAGGAAGCTTAGGTAGAAAGCTTTTAACTAGAGTGAGTGATTTAATGGTATCTAGTAACTTACCTATAGTAAGTCTTGAGAGTGAATTTAATGAGCTAGTTGATGTGATGACTAGTGGTAAATTAGGACTTTGCATAGTACTTGAGGATGAAAAACTAGTTGGGATTATCACAGATGGAGACTTAAGAAGAGCTTTAAGAGCAGATGATAAGCCAAGATTTGATTTTAAAGCTAAAGAAATTATGAGCGAAAATCCAAAAACTATAGAAGCAAATGCTATGGCAAGTGAGGCAGAAGAGCTTATGTTAAAACATAAGATTAAAGAAATAGTTGTTACTCAAGATGAAAAAATAGTAGGCATCATACAGCTTTATGCGATAGGAAATATGTGA
- a CDS encoding galactosyltransferase-related protein, with product MKLSIVIPFGLSQERIYIKDRVIQKACEFKSDNRIEYIFVEGYSSLKNNLKCVIEEKGHIYLKDESQKEFFSQGKCRNLGASFANSDVVMFLDVDYYLSWKSLECILELIDIKEIASKPNHILSLPVMFLNKEGSEFIYTQDKKLWDGLIKNDLISGKKEWIKFFAPSSTSSVVVNKHKFLTLGGNDERFVGHGYEDFDLLARILYSCVDLEQMPTNLSYDARNWNFKNFEGFRAWLALLGYEASFHGVYLYHFYHDEPNQNGYMDNKHKNHQRFYKHISNIKVHSIRHLCDKSVYRHNVLFIHAQELLYSIKEILPYVGNIIHIKENDLTCKHQKELEDIIVENQICKVLLIDEYIKNKHLLDFFKKLDLEIIYFEKGILPESYLITSDKNKILEFDKILLQQDQIAQVRLYLKNLSKKDNEKFLNFMIEKNIDKNDMEVFANFLINDLYCFGKKEQGIIKFYKINLKNKKCFFKNIQKSKYSLNSLVYKPFIYEILSFSLIKMLSKYTGLKFMQAKISHTKFYRLFQKFFYSTKLIFSDSKFLKQFKNAD from the coding sequence GTGAAACTTTCTATTGTTATACCTTTTGGTTTAAGTCAGGAAAGGATTTATATAAAAGATCGTGTTATCCAAAAAGCATGTGAATTTAAAAGTGATAATAGGATTGAATATATTTTTGTTGAAGGATATTCTTCTTTAAAAAATAATTTAAAATGTGTTATTGAAGAAAAAGGACATATTTATCTTAAAGATGAAAGTCAAAAAGAATTTTTCTCACAAGGCAAATGTCGCAATCTAGGTGCATCATTTGCAAACTCTGATGTAGTGATGTTTTTAGATGTGGATTATTATTTATCATGGAAATCCTTAGAATGTATTTTAGAACTTATTGATATAAAAGAAATAGCTTCAAAGCCAAATCATATTTTATCTTTACCGGTTATGTTTTTAAATAAAGAAGGTAGTGAATTTATTTATACTCAAGATAAAAAATTATGGGATGGTTTGATAAAAAACGATCTGATTAGTGGAAAAAAAGAATGGATTAAGTTTTTTGCTCCAAGTTCTACTTCTAGTGTAGTGGTTAATAAGCATAAATTTTTAACACTTGGTGGAAATGATGAGCGATTCGTAGGCCATGGATATGAAGATTTTGATCTTTTAGCAAGAATTTTATACTCTTGTGTTGATTTAGAGCAAATGCCAACTAATTTAAGCTACGATGCAAGAAATTGGAATTTCAAAAATTTTGAAGGTTTTAGAGCTTGGCTTGCTTTGCTTGGATATGAAGCAAGTTTTCATGGGGTGTATTTATATCATTTTTATCATGATGAACCAAATCAAAATGGCTATATGGATAATAAACACAAAAATCATCAAAGATTTTATAAACATATATCAAATATCAAAGTGCATTCTATAAGGCACTTATGTGATAAAAGTGTTTATCGACATAATGTTTTATTTATCCATGCTCAAGAATTATTATATTCTATAAAAGAAATATTGCCTTATGTAGGCAATATTATACATATTAAAGAAAATGATTTAACTTGTAAACATCAAAAGGAACTTGAAGATATAATTGTAGAAAATCAAATTTGTAAAGTTTTGTTGATAGATGAATATATCAAAAATAAACACTTGTTAGATTTTTTTAAAAAACTAGATTTAGAGATTATTTATTTTGAAAAAGGAATTTTACCTGAGTCATATTTGATAACCAGTGATAAAAATAAAATATTAGAATTTGATAAAATTTTACTACAGCAAGATCAAATAGCACAAGTAAGATTATATTTAAAAAACTTATCAAAAAAAGATAATGAAAAATTTTTAAATTTTATGATAGAAAAAAATATAGATAAAAATGATATGGAAGTTTTTGCAAATTTTTTAATTAATGATTTATATTGTTTTGGTAAAAAAGAACAAGGGATTATAAAATTTTATAAAATAAATTTAAAAAATAAAAAATGTTTTTTTAAAAATATTCAAAAAAGTAAATATAGTTTAAATTCTTTGGTTTATAAGCCTTTCATATATGAGATTTTATCATTTTCATTGATAAAAATGTTGAGTAAATATACAGGTTTGAAATTTATGCAAGCTAAAATTTCTCATACGAAATTTTATCGTTTATTTCAAAAGTTTTTCTATAGCACAAAACTAATTTTTAGTGATTCTAAATTTTTAAAGCAGTTTAAAAATGCAGACTAA